The Setaria viridis chromosome 2, Setaria_viridis_v4.0, whole genome shotgun sequence DNA window CTAATCATTTTTCTCGTGAGAATACATGCAGCAGGTTGTTGATCCTCAGCAGTCCTCGTCATAGTTTGGGTTCATTTGGTAGGATTGTGGCTGAAACGACTCTGGCTATAGTTTCTTTGGTGGAGCAGCTTTTTTTTCTCCGACTTATCTGGTTggaaaaacgtttggcaaaacggcttctcctggTAGTTTAAAATTTCTTTTATTCTCATCTTATCCATTCATCTCTGCCGGCCGGCCATCCATCTCTATCCTTTATGCTCCCGCTGACTGGCTGCCTCACCCCTGCTGCCGTCAAGCTCTCCCCCACCCGCGGCTCGTCCGCGCCGCGGTTGAGCTTCGCCCGCGACTCGTCCACGCCGCCGTCGAGTTCCCCACCCCCGATGCGCCTACGCGCGCCGGCCTCCTCCATGCACCCACCAGCCAACTCGCCCCTGCCTCCATGGTCAAACTAGGGAGTTTAACCCCGGGAGCAAGATGGAGCCGTGGGGAGCCTATTTTTTGGGCTCCGTCTCCATCAATCTGCTCCAATCACCGTATTTTGCGGAGCTCTGATGGTGGAGCCATTTCTTCCCCCACCCCTTTAGCAAGGCTTCGAAAAAAACCGGTGGTGAAGCTGGTTCGGAAGTTCTGCCTAAGGGGCCTTTATTAGATCTCCAGTTCTCCACCTCCACTCCACGTGAAACCAGCACTACCACTTGAGCCTTTGAGAACGGAGAGAGATCACAAAAATGCTAAGCTGGCTGCCCACCTTGATGGATCGGCCGGCCTCATCCtacgtcgccgccgtcctcctcttcTTGCTTTTGCGGCCATTATTGTGTGCGTCCGACGACCGGCTTGTCCTCGGCAAGGCGCTCTCGCCTGGCACACCACTCGTCTCCGATGGCGGCGCCTTCGCGTTGGGCTTCTTCTCCCCGCCCAACTCCGACTCATCGTCACTGTACCTTGGCATCTGGTACAACAACATCCCAAAGCTCACCGTGGTGTGGGTGGCCGACCAGGCCGCCCCCATCACCGGCGACCATCTTTCATCCACCCCACCGGGCACGCTCGCCCTGACCAATGCCAGCAACCTGGTCTTGTCCGACGCCACCGGCCGAGTGCTCTGGACGACGAACGTCACCGCCGACGACGCGGtggcctcgccgtcgtcgagctCGAGCCCTATGGCCGTGCTTCAGAACACCGGCAACCTCGTCGTACGGTCCCCGAACGGCACCGCCTTGTGGCAGAGCTTCGAGCACCCCGGCGACGCCTACCTGCCCAACATGAAGATCGGGATCGTCTACCGGACGCACTACGGCGTGCGCCTCGTCTCGTGGAAGGGCCCCGCGGACCCGTCGCCGGGGAGCTTCACCTTCGGCGCGGACCCGGACAGGCCCCTCGAGCTGGTCATCTGGAACGGGACGCGCGTTCACTGGCGCAATTCGCCGTGGGAGGGCTACATGGTGGACAGCAACTACCAGAAGGGCGGCGGCAGGTCCGCCATCTACAGGGCGGTCTACAACAGCGACGAGGAGATATACGCCGCCTACACCCTCTCCGACGGCGCGCCGCCCATGCAGTACCGGCTGAGCTACTCCGGCGACCTGGAGCTGCAGAGCTGGAGCAACGACTCGTCGGCGTGGGTCACGATCATTAGGTACCCTACCCGCGCCTGCAGCGCCTTCGGCTACTGCGGCGCTTTCGGCTACTGCGACAACAGCACGgacgccgccgtgccggcgTGCCGCTGCGTCGAAGGGTTCGAGCCGGCGAGCGGTGCCGGCTGGAGCCGCGGTGACTTCTCGCGCGGGTGCCGCCGGAAGGAGCCCGTGCGATGCGCCGACGGCTTCGCGGCGGTGCCGAACATGAAGCTGCCGTATGGGTACACGCTGGTGGCGAACCGGAGCTTGGAGGAGTGCGCGGCGGGGTGCAGCCGCGACTGCGCCTGCGTCGCGTACGCGTATGCGAACTTGAGCACCAGCGCCACCAAGAGGGACCCCACCAGGTGCCTGGTGTGGACCGGCGAGCTGATCGACATGGAGAAAGTCGTCGGGACCTGGGGTGACTTCGGTGAGACGCTCTACCTCCGgcttgccggcgccggcgcaggtaCTGAGTATTATTGTTCCACTAATCCA harbors:
- the LOC117842548 gene encoding putative G-type lectin S-receptor-like serine/threonine-protein kinase At1g61610, producing MLSWLPTLMDRPASSYVAAVLLFLLLRPLLCASDDRLVLGKALSPGTPLVSDGGAFALGFFSPPNSDSSSLYLGIWYNNIPKLTVVWVADQAAPITGDHLSSTPPGTLALTNASNLVLSDATGRVLWTTNVTADDAVASPSSSSSPMAVLQNTGNLVVRSPNGTALWQSFEHPGDAYLPNMKIGIVYRTHYGVRLVSWKGPADPSPGSFTFGADPDRPLELVIWNGTRVHWRNSPWEGYMVDSNYQKGGGRSAIYRAVYNSDEEIYAAYTLSDGAPPMQYRLSYSGDLELQSWSNDSSAWVTIIRYPTRACSAFGYCGAFGYCDNSTDAAVPACRCVEGFEPASGAGWSRGDFSRGCRRKEPVRCADGFAAVPNMKLPYGYTLVANRSLEECAAGCSRDCACVAYAYANLSTSATKRDPTRCLVWTGELIDMEKVVGTWGDFGETLYLRLAGAGAGRGARKNVVKFAVPVLLASVLIPICIFICFPKFKEMLKKINGENSKRRAMRVLSISDELGHEIPAQDLELPFMRYNDILIATDNFSEASMIGKGGFGKVYKGVLGCREVAVKRLSIGSKQGLVEFRNEVLLIAKLQHRNLVRLIGCCMEGDEKLLVYEYLPNKSLDATLFSSTRKSVLDWSMRFKIIKGVARGLLYLHQDSRLTIIHRDLKSSNILLDGTMNPKISDFGMARIFGDNQEQANTKRVVGTYGYMAPEYAMEGIFSVKSDVYSFGVLLLEIISGVRISSTDYIEDFPNLIVYAWNLWHDGKAETMIDSCVVSGCIVDEAMLCIHVALLCVQENLNDRPTMSSVVRILDNGSKSLQAPNRPAYFAERNNEAEQTGDSAKNSNNTVTLTVLEGR